In a single window of the Limnochorda sp. L945t genome:
- a CDS encoding ribulose bisphosphate carboxylase small subunit, with translation MALRTEMFSYLPPMPPEEVRQQVEYLIRRGYVPGIEFTQRLDSHDDFWSFWKLPFFRGATVDGVLAELEACKTAHPGATIRLTGYDARRQCQVLSFVVHRPA, from the coding sequence ATGGCGCTTCGCACGGAGATGTTCTCGTACCTTCCGCCGATGCCGCCCGAAGAGGTGCGCCAGCAAGTCGAGTACCTCATTCGAAGAGGGTACGTGCCGGGCATTGAATTCACGCAGAGGCTCGACTCGCACGACGACTTCTGGAGCTTTTGGAAGCTGCCCTTCTTCCGGGGTGCGACCGTCGACGGTGTCCTCGCCGAACTCGAAGCATGCAAGACCGCCCATCCCGGCGCCACCATCCGGCTCACGGGCTACGATGCCCGGCGCCAGTGCCAGGTGCTGAGTTTCGTGGTCCATCGCCCGGCGTAG
- a CDS encoding histidine kinase, whose amino-acid sequence MGRSQTDALELLLQALPLLRGGLTPQSAAKAARLLRNRLHVDAAAVVDTEAVLAFEGAGADHHRAGDPIGTRLTRRALATGRPALAATREAIGCSVPSCPLGSALVLPLRVQGRVVGAVKLYQARPRRMGQSKVRAARAVARLFSVYLELAELDARAARVTQAELEALRAQISPHFLFNTLNTIAALIRVDPQRAHTLVIRFAEFFRETLAQHGEVATLEDEVLYVQQYLAFEEARLGQRLTVEWDMDPQARRAVLPVLVIQPLVENAIIHGIEPCPRPGRVRIVAFSERGGYRIRVEDNGAGIPADRLPYILERGYGTGLGMGLSNVDARLKSFFGPGSGLRIHSLVGEGTTVEFWIPSTPARPQALART is encoded by the coding sequence GTGGGCCGGTCCCAGACCGACGCGCTGGAGCTTCTGCTGCAGGCGCTGCCGCTGCTCAGGGGTGGCCTGACCCCCCAGTCGGCGGCCAAGGCGGCGCGACTCCTGCGCAACCGCCTGCACGTGGATGCGGCGGCCGTGGTCGACACGGAGGCCGTGCTCGCCTTCGAGGGCGCCGGCGCCGACCATCACCGCGCCGGCGATCCCATCGGCACCAGGCTCACCCGCCGGGCCCTCGCGACCGGCAGGCCGGCTCTGGCCGCCACCCGCGAGGCCATCGGATGCAGCGTCCCTTCCTGCCCGCTGGGGTCGGCCCTGGTGCTCCCTTTGCGCGTACAGGGACGGGTGGTGGGCGCCGTCAAGCTTTACCAGGCGCGCCCCCGCCGCATGGGGCAGAGCAAGGTGCGGGCCGCCCGCGCCGTGGCCCGCCTCTTCAGCGTCTACCTGGAGCTGGCCGAGCTCGATGCCCGGGCCGCCCGGGTGACCCAGGCCGAGCTCGAAGCCCTGCGTGCCCAGATCTCGCCCCATTTCCTGTTCAACACCCTCAATACCATCGCGGCCCTCATCCGCGTGGACCCGCAGCGGGCCCACACTCTGGTCATCCGCTTCGCGGAGTTCTTCCGGGAGACCCTGGCCCAGCACGGCGAGGTCGCGACCCTCGAGGACGAAGTGCTGTACGTGCAGCAGTACCTGGCGTTCGAGGAGGCGCGCCTCGGCCAGCGGCTCACGGTGGAGTGGGACATGGACCCCCAGGCCAGGCGGGCCGTCCTGCCCGTCCTGGTCATCCAGCCGCTGGTCGAAAACGCCATCATCCACGGGATCGAGCCGTGCCCCCGCCCCGGACGGGTACGGATCGTCGCGTTCTCGGAGCGGGGCGGCTATCGCATCCGGGTGGAGGACAACGGGGCCGGCATCCCCGCCGACCGGCTCCCCTATATCCTGGAGCGGGGTTACGGCACGGGCCTCGGGATGGGGCTCAGCAACGTGGACGCGAGGCTCAAGAGCTTCTTCGGGCCCGGAAGCGGGCTGCGCATCCACAGCCTGGTGGGCGAGGGCACCACCGTAGAGTTTTGGATCCCGTCGACCCCGGCCAGGCCGCAGGCCCTGGCCCGCACGTAG
- a CDS encoding PorV/PorQ family protein, translating to MRAFKRSAILVGLALMVMALHGAGACAADAGSQTDYSNVAAVFQIGMGARPLAMGGAFVGLADDENAVFYNPAGLPYLGRLGLTSLYSTQYNVVTYGALGLATRGIGIAALYLDSPGIPGAGQNSEIMGDFAYSNLAALAGLGRDLGPLAIGARAKYLAITSARLNEAQGSSSIEKVTGNGFNIDLAAMVKLGSVRTGVLYENLLSTSVSYSTGASERWEHKLRAGVSASLGRVTLAADLENLGATPVYYHAGAEIALGMVALRGGATGPLGAAGDRELSAGAGLRLGNAQLDYAFLMPQTLPQTHRLSLTVRF from the coding sequence ATGCGAGCCTTCAAGCGGTCGGCTATACTGGTCGGGCTGGCGCTCATGGTTATGGCGCTTCACGGCGCAGGGGCCTGTGCAGCGGATGCCGGGTCTCAGACGGACTACTCCAACGTAGCCGCGGTGTTTCAAATCGGGATGGGGGCCCGGCCCCTGGCGATGGGTGGAGCCTTTGTCGGGCTGGCCGATGACGAAAACGCGGTCTTTTACAACCCGGCCGGACTGCCGTACCTGGGAAGACTCGGCTTGACCAGCCTGTACTCCACCCAATACAACGTGGTCACGTACGGCGCTCTCGGGCTGGCCACGCGGGGTATTGGCATCGCGGCTCTCTACCTCGACTCCCCGGGTATCCCAGGAGCGGGGCAGAATAGCGAAATCATGGGAGACTTCGCTTATAGCAACTTGGCCGCACTCGCGGGCTTGGGTAGGGATCTTGGGCCGCTCGCCATCGGGGCACGCGCCAAGTACCTCGCCATCACGAGCGCCCGGCTCAATGAAGCGCAGGGCAGCAGCTCCATCGAGAAAGTGACGGGAAACGGCTTCAACATCGACCTCGCGGCCATGGTCAAGCTGGGAAGCGTACGCACAGGGGTTCTGTATGAGAACCTCCTCAGCACCTCCGTTTCTTACTCAACAGGCGCATCCGAACGCTGGGAACACAAACTGCGAGCCGGCGTGAGCGCGTCGCTCGGCCGTGTGACCCTGGCTGCGGACCTGGAAAACCTCGGAGCCACGCCCGTGTACTACCACGCCGGGGCTGAGATAGCGTTGGGTATGGTCGCTTTACGGGGCGGCGCTACAGGACCCCTGGGGGCAGCGGGCGACCGGGAGCTCTCGGCGGGCGCCGGGCTCCGGCTGGGCAACGCACAGCTGGACTACGCCTTCCTGATGCCTCAGACGCTTCCGCAGACTCATCGCTTGTCGCTGAC
- a CDS encoding ribulose-bisphosphate carboxylase large subunit: protein MGETNGQVSRLFDAGVKDYSDATRYYYDPDYVPAETDVLCAFRVTPQPGVSFEEAAASVAAESSSGTWTTVWTDHLTDLSRYSARCYRIEPVPGRDDQFIASIAYPMDLFEEGSVVNMMSSIVGNVFGFKAIRALRLEDVRVPVAYLKTFQGPPHGIVVERDRLNKYGRPLLGGTIKPKLGLSAKNYGRAVYESLRGGLDFTKDDENVNSQPFMRWRDRFLFVMEAVHKAESETGERKGHYLNVTAPTFEQMIERAETARELGSRIIMVDFLTAGFAAHTSLSHWCRKHGVLLHCHRAMHAVIDRQRDHGIHWRVLAKWARMAGCDHLHNGTVVGKLEGDRQSTLGVNDLLRLDDVPQDRSRGIYFDQPWASLAPVMPVASGGIHVWHMPELVHLFGDDAVLQFGGGTLGHPWGSAAGATANRVALEAVVQARNAGRDLLREGPAILKQAARRSPELQLALETWQEVRFDYDVVDRLDPVHSGTEG from the coding sequence ATGGGAGAGACCAACGGGCAGGTAAGCCGTCTGTTCGACGCCGGGGTCAAGGATTACAGCGACGCGACCCGCTACTACTATGATCCGGATTACGTCCCGGCCGAGACGGACGTGCTGTGCGCCTTTCGGGTGACGCCGCAGCCGGGCGTGTCGTTCGAAGAGGCCGCGGCATCGGTCGCGGCGGAGTCCTCGTCCGGGACGTGGACGACGGTCTGGACCGATCACCTCACCGATTTGAGCCGCTATTCGGCCCGCTGTTACCGTATCGAGCCGGTGCCGGGGCGGGACGACCAGTTCATCGCCTCCATCGCCTATCCCATGGACCTCTTCGAGGAGGGGTCCGTGGTCAACATGATGTCCTCCATCGTCGGCAACGTCTTCGGGTTCAAGGCCATCCGGGCGCTACGCCTGGAGGATGTCCGGGTGCCGGTCGCGTACCTCAAGACGTTCCAGGGACCTCCCCACGGCATCGTGGTGGAGCGAGACCGCCTCAACAAGTACGGGCGGCCGCTGCTCGGCGGGACCATCAAGCCCAAGCTGGGCCTCTCCGCCAAGAACTACGGGCGAGCCGTCTATGAGTCGCTGCGCGGAGGTCTCGATTTCACCAAGGACGACGAAAACGTCAACTCCCAACCGTTCATGCGGTGGAGGGACCGTTTCCTCTTCGTCATGGAAGCGGTCCACAAGGCCGAATCCGAGACCGGTGAGCGCAAGGGCCACTACCTCAACGTCACGGCGCCCACGTTCGAACAGATGATCGAGCGGGCGGAGACGGCCCGGGAGCTCGGGTCGCGGATCATCATGGTCGACTTCCTCACCGCCGGCTTCGCGGCCCATACGTCCCTCTCCCACTGGTGCCGCAAACACGGCGTGCTCCTCCACTGCCACCGGGCGATGCACGCCGTGATCGACCGCCAGCGCGACCACGGCATCCACTGGCGGGTACTGGCCAAGTGGGCCCGGATGGCGGGGTGCGACCACCTCCACAACGGCACCGTGGTCGGCAAGCTCGAGGGCGACCGGCAGTCGACGCTCGGGGTCAACGATTTGCTGCGGCTCGACGACGTGCCGCAAGACCGGTCGAGGGGCATCTACTTCGACCAGCCGTGGGCGTCGCTCGCCCCGGTCATGCCTGTTGCGTCCGGTGGCATCCACGTCTGGCACATGCCGGAGCTCGTCCACCTCTTCGGGGATGACGCGGTGCTCCAGTTCGGCGGGGGCACCCTTGGCCACCCGTGGGGGAGCGCTGCCGGCGCCACCGCCAACCGCGTCGCGCTGGAAGCGGTGGTGCAGGCCCGCAACGCCGGCCGCGACCTGCTCCGAGAAGGGCCGGCCATCTTGAAGCAAGCGGCTCGCCGCTCCCCGGAGCTGCAGCTCGCGCTCGAAACGTGGCAGGAAGTGCGGTTCGACTACGACGTGGTCGACCGGCTCGACCCCGTCCACAGCGGGACGGAGGGGTAA
- a CDS encoding phosphoribulokinase, with translation MADTVQRPILLGIGGDSGSGKTTIARGLYRLFGAGNILSICLDDYHSLDRRARQQAGVTALNPVANRIDLMEEQLWALKDGRSVLKPVYDHATGTFGPPEQIHPKPWIVVRGLFPFFTERLREAFDVRVWLDPDEELKYHWKVQRDVAQRGYSVAQVIRQVVERQDDLRRYILPQARYADMVVRFYPPPGYFGKAGAGGPAGNGHGAETPPDLHVRLTLRRSAPAPGVAEAIARAAALDQERHGTRRGAGGVRIQRGAEGGETLVEVDAGLDGHVAAPLVRDLASMLPIDPRATEEMGVFLAGGRDPKHSHSLLITQLAIAWQMVAAHESTRSLVTERASPA, from the coding sequence ATGGCAGACACCGTCCAGCGCCCCATCCTCCTGGGCATAGGAGGCGACAGCGGCAGCGGCAAGACGACCATCGCCCGCGGCCTGTACCGGCTGTTCGGCGCCGGCAACATCCTGAGCATCTGCCTCGACGACTATCACAGCCTCGATCGTAGAGCCCGCCAGCAAGCCGGAGTGACGGCCCTCAACCCGGTCGCCAACCGGATCGACCTCATGGAAGAGCAGCTATGGGCCCTCAAGGACGGCCGGAGCGTGCTCAAACCCGTCTACGATCATGCGACGGGGACGTTCGGCCCTCCGGAACAGATCCACCCGAAGCCCTGGATCGTCGTGCGGGGTCTGTTTCCTTTCTTCACGGAGCGGCTGCGGGAGGCGTTCGACGTCCGGGTCTGGCTCGACCCCGACGAAGAGCTCAAATACCACTGGAAAGTGCAGCGGGACGTCGCGCAGCGGGGCTATAGCGTCGCCCAGGTGATCCGCCAGGTGGTGGAGCGCCAGGACGACCTGCGCCGCTACATCTTACCCCAGGCCCGCTACGCGGACATGGTCGTGCGCTTCTACCCCCCGCCCGGGTACTTCGGCAAGGCCGGCGCAGGCGGCCCGGCCGGCAACGGCCACGGCGCCGAGACGCCGCCCGACCTCCACGTGCGGCTGACGTTGCGACGCAGCGCCCCAGCCCCCGGAGTCGCCGAAGCCATTGCGAGAGCGGCTGCGCTCGACCAGGAGCGTCACGGTACGCGCAGGGGTGCCGGCGGTGTACGGATACAGCGCGGCGCCGAGGGTGGGGAAACCTTGGTCGAGGTGGATGCCGGCCTGGATGGACACGTGGCGGCGCCGCTGGTACGAGACCTGGCATCCATGTTGCCCATCGACCCCCGGGCGACGGAGGAGATGGGGGTCTTCCTCGCGGGCGGGCGCGACCCGAAGCACAGCCATTCGCTCCTGATCACCCAGCTCGCCATCGCCTGGCAGATGGTCGCAGCTCACGAATCCACCCGTTCCCTGGTCACGGAGAGAGCCTCGCCGGCGTGA
- a CDS encoding M6 family metalloprotease domain-containing protein, which yields MLLIQFSDRPAKYTNSDFTDLLFTPGPSNQLVTGPGSMRDFYEQVSYGAYSVQGQVGGWYTSAQPHDYYGQNDPVYDVDMHAASLVAEAVLAADATIDFSQYDNDGDGYVDVVAIVHQGTGEEEGADPNDIWSHSWNLAAAQRFLGDGPGPITTNDGVIVNDYIIMPELLGVAGQDPYAGMATVGVFTHEYGHAIGLPDLYDTDYSSQGIGNWGLMGGGSWNGINRPGDSPAFMEAWSRLQLGWVTPTVADHSQALTLQPVQSSRQVVRLLNGPEYFLLENRQSEGFDQALPGFGLLIWHIDERMTGNTNDLHRLVDLEEADGRDDLDRTRQNGGNRGDAGDPYPGTSGNTAFTATSYPNNLLYDGTGSGRALTGIALAGNTVTAQLQVSSPPQATVSVTPGWGAPPLQVTFSAAVSDPDGDVAQTWWQLPDGTRVDGLTASTTFTANGVYTATFHAVDAAGNPNEQRVSVLAAPAGTILFVDDDEGQSYEGYFTRAFERAGLAYVTTTPPVHLDPHIRYPIVWNVNDGYPTLTSEDQAFLASYLDAGGRLFLSGQDVLWEIADQSTFDEKYLHVKSRVDDVGTASVSGIEGDPISSGMNIVLAYPFADWSDSIEVASEASGIFRNEHGAFNALRFAGGYRVVFLAFPFEAVPLDGPEPNNAPTLVARVYRYLVGQGTPPSTPKIPARYGAVNVPVQLDGSKASDPDGDPITYRWSLVSLPAGSTTQLRNATSPVVQFTPDKRGDYVVRLTVSDWTGASSTEVTVKVVEAYAAPNPAREATRFYYDTALDGGTLNIYNVAGRLVRSLKLNASGQVPWDLTDATGRPVASGLYLWVLLDKSGKPVLAKPERLVIQR from the coding sequence GTGCTGTTGATCCAGTTCAGCGACCGCCCGGCGAAGTACACTAACTCCGACTTCACGGACTTGCTCTTCACGCCTGGACCAAGTAACCAGCTGGTCACGGGACCGGGCAGCATGCGCGACTTCTACGAGCAGGTGTCGTACGGGGCCTACTCCGTGCAGGGCCAGGTCGGCGGATGGTACACGAGCGCGCAACCACACGACTACTATGGGCAGAATGACCCCGTCTACGACGTTGACATGCATGCAGCTTCACTCGTAGCCGAAGCGGTCCTGGCTGCAGACGCGACCATCGACTTCAGCCAGTACGATAACGACGGAGACGGGTACGTTGACGTGGTGGCCATCGTTCATCAGGGCACCGGCGAGGAGGAAGGAGCCGACCCCAACGACATATGGTCCCACAGCTGGAACCTTGCTGCCGCGCAACGCTTCCTGGGTGACGGCCCCGGGCCGATTACGACCAACGACGGCGTGATCGTGAACGACTACATCATCATGCCGGAGCTTCTGGGCGTGGCGGGCCAAGATCCGTACGCAGGCATGGCGACGGTCGGGGTGTTCACCCACGAGTACGGCCACGCGATTGGACTACCTGACCTCTACGACACGGACTACTCCTCCCAGGGCATCGGCAATTGGGGCCTCATGGGCGGAGGGTCGTGGAACGGTATCAACCGTCCGGGTGATTCCCCAGCCTTTATGGAGGCGTGGAGCCGTCTGCAGCTCGGATGGGTGACGCCTACCGTGGCTGACCACTCCCAGGCGCTGACGCTGCAGCCGGTGCAGAGTTCCAGACAGGTGGTTCGACTGCTTAACGGGCCTGAGTACTTTCTACTCGAGAACCGCCAGAGCGAGGGCTTTGACCAGGCGTTGCCTGGGTTTGGCCTGCTTATCTGGCACATCGATGAACGGATGACGGGCAACACCAATGATTTACACCGCCTTGTCGACCTGGAGGAGGCGGACGGCCGGGACGACCTCGACCGCACGCGCCAGAATGGTGGAAATCGTGGCGACGCTGGCGACCCGTATCCCGGTACGTCAGGCAATACCGCGTTTACAGCCACGTCATACCCCAACAACTTGCTGTACGACGGCACCGGAAGTGGGCGGGCACTAACCGGTATTGCGCTGGCGGGCAATACTGTCACGGCCCAGTTGCAGGTGAGTTCGCCTCCCCAAGCTACCGTGTCGGTCACACCGGGTTGGGGAGCGCCTCCACTACAGGTGACGTTCTCGGCCGCGGTCTCCGACCCGGACGGGGATGTGGCACAGACGTGGTGGCAACTTCCTGATGGAACGCGTGTTGACGGTCTGACCGCCTCGACGACGTTTACCGCGAATGGCGTATACACAGCCACCTTTCATGCTGTCGATGCAGCCGGTAATCCCAACGAGCAGCGGGTGAGCGTGCTGGCCGCCCCAGCCGGTACAATCCTCTTCGTGGATGATGACGAAGGTCAGTCGTACGAGGGATACTTCACCCGTGCATTCGAGCGGGCCGGCCTGGCGTACGTCACTACTACCCCGCCCGTGCACCTCGACCCACACATTCGTTATCCCATCGTGTGGAATGTCAACGACGGCTATCCGACGCTGACCAGCGAGGATCAGGCGTTTCTTGCTAGTTACCTGGACGCCGGAGGGCGGCTGTTCCTATCGGGACAGGACGTGCTTTGGGAAATAGCGGATCAATCGACGTTCGATGAGAAGTATCTCCACGTGAAAAGCCGCGTGGACGACGTCGGTACGGCCTCCGTATCAGGGATCGAGGGGGATCCCATCTCCAGTGGAATGAACATCGTGCTAGCCTACCCCTTCGCAGACTGGAGCGACAGCATCGAAGTCGCCAGCGAGGCTTCCGGTATCTTCCGAAACGAACACGGTGCATTCAACGCTCTTCGCTTCGCCGGTGGATATCGCGTGGTCTTCCTGGCCTTCCCGTTCGAGGCGGTACCGCTGGATGGACCAGAACCCAACAATGCCCCAACCCTCGTTGCCCGCGTCTACAGGTACCTCGTTGGTCAAGGCACGCCTCCATCAACTCCCAAAATTCCCGCCCGGTACGGCGCGGTGAATGTACCAGTGCAGCTGGATGGGTCGAAAGCATCTGACCCGGATGGCGATCCCATCACCTACAGATGGAGCCTAGTTTCTTTACCTGCCGGAAGCACAACTCAGCTCCGCAACGCGACCAGCCCCGTAGTGCAATTCACACCCGATAAGCGGGGCGACTACGTGGTCCGCTTAACAGTGAGCGACTGGACCGGAGCCTCGTCTACCGAGGTAACGGTGAAGGTTGTCGAGGCATACGCAGCGCCTAACCCCGCGAGGGAAGCGACACGGTTTTACTACGATACAGCTCTCGACGGCGGAACACTGAACATTTACAACGTGGCAGGCCGCCTCGTAAGGAGCCTCAAACTCAACGCCAGCGGCCAGGTGCCGTGGGATCTGACCGATGCGACAGGCCGCCCGGTGGCGAGCGGCCTGTACCTGTGGGTGCTGCTGGACAAGAGCGGCAAGCCGGTGCTGGCCAAGCCGGAGCGGCTGGTGATCCAGCGCTAG
- the fdhF gene encoding formate dehydrogenase subunit alpha, whose product MGQRLLAPLVRRNGHLVRAGWDEAIEVVAGALSRVRQRYGGEAFGFFSSSKATNELNYLAGKFTRQVMGSNNVDSCNRTUHAPSVAGLATVFGAGGGTNSYREMEDTDVLLLWGSNARETHPVMFLHMLQGVRRGTRLFVIDPRRTASVAYAHRWLPVRVGADVALANAMGRVIIEEDLAHREFIEAATDGFEAYRRSVEPYTLERAEAITGVPAALIRETAIAYATAPRAMIAWTLGITEHHNATDNVFALIDLALLTGHVGRYGSGLNPLRGQNNVQGGGDMGALPNRLPGFQDLTDPAVRQRFEQAWGCTIPPEPGLHQTAMLEAMEKGVIRAMYVVGENPVRSEANGERVRRLFEELDFLVVQDIFLTATGELADVVLPAAVGWCETEGTVTSSERRVRRVRKALDPPGEARDDIEILQMVARRMGFDWHYAGAEDVWNELRSLSPIHRGMSYRRLEAMNGLQWPCPSEDHPGETFLHARLWKRPVEGPRARFMPVEWAPPVERPDAGYPFLLTTGRRLEQFNTGVQTARYAVPWGHEERLLIHPDDAARLGVSDGQWVRVCSRRGEVNVRAALSRVVQPGLVFLTLHSPEQVATNRLTIDATDPKAGTAEFKATAVCIEPVREEVGA is encoded by the coding sequence ATGGGACAGCGGTTGCTCGCCCCGCTCGTGCGGCGCAACGGGCACCTGGTGCGGGCCGGATGGGACGAGGCGATCGAGGTGGTGGCCGGCGCCCTTTCCCGCGTGCGGCAACGTTACGGCGGGGAGGCGTTCGGCTTTTTCAGTTCGTCCAAGGCGACCAACGAGCTCAATTACCTGGCAGGGAAGTTCACCCGCCAGGTGATGGGTTCCAACAACGTCGACAGCTGTAACCGCACCTGACACGCTCCGAGCGTCGCCGGTCTGGCGACCGTCTTCGGAGCTGGAGGCGGTACCAACTCGTACCGCGAGATGGAGGATACGGACGTCCTGCTCCTCTGGGGTTCCAATGCCCGGGAGACGCACCCGGTCATGTTCTTGCACATGCTCCAAGGGGTGCGCCGGGGAACGCGCCTGTTCGTCATCGACCCGAGGAGGACGGCCAGCGTCGCGTACGCCCACCGGTGGCTGCCCGTCCGGGTGGGCGCCGACGTCGCGCTGGCCAACGCCATGGGCCGGGTCATCATCGAAGAGGACCTGGCCCACCGCGAGTTCATCGAGGCGGCGACCGACGGCTTCGAGGCGTACCGCCGCTCGGTCGAGCCGTACACCCTGGAGCGGGCGGAGGCGATCACGGGCGTGCCGGCGGCGCTCATCCGGGAGACGGCCATCGCCTACGCCACCGCGCCGCGGGCGATGATCGCCTGGACGCTCGGCATCACCGAGCACCACAACGCCACCGACAACGTCTTCGCCCTCATCGACCTGGCGCTTCTCACCGGCCACGTCGGGCGCTACGGCTCCGGCCTCAACCCCTTACGCGGCCAGAACAACGTGCAGGGCGGAGGCGACATGGGCGCCCTGCCCAACCGCCTGCCGGGGTTTCAGGATCTCACGGATCCCGCCGTGCGGCAGCGCTTCGAGCAGGCGTGGGGCTGCACCATCCCGCCGGAGCCCGGGCTGCACCAGACGGCCATGCTGGAGGCCATGGAAAAAGGGGTCATCCGGGCCATGTACGTGGTCGGCGAAAACCCGGTGCGCTCCGAGGCCAACGGCGAGCGGGTGAGGCGGCTGTTCGAAGAGCTGGACTTTCTCGTCGTGCAGGACATCTTCCTGACGGCCACCGGGGAGCTGGCCGACGTGGTGCTGCCGGCGGCGGTCGGATGGTGCGAGACGGAAGGGACCGTCACCTCGAGCGAACGCCGCGTCCGGCGGGTGCGAAAGGCGCTCGATCCTCCCGGCGAGGCCCGCGACGACATCGAGATCCTGCAGATGGTGGCCCGGCGGATGGGCTTCGACTGGCACTACGCCGGCGCCGAGGATGTCTGGAACGAACTGCGCAGCCTCTCGCCCATCCACCGCGGCATGAGCTACCGGCGGCTGGAGGCGATGAACGGCCTGCAGTGGCCGTGTCCCTCGGAAGACCACCCGGGGGAGACGTTCCTGCACGCTCGCCTCTGGAAACGCCCGGTCGAGGGGCCCCGGGCGCGGTTCATGCCGGTCGAGTGGGCGCCGCCGGTCGAACGACCCGACGCCGGCTACCCGTTCCTGCTCACCACGGGGCGGAGGCTCGAACAGTTCAATACAGGCGTGCAGACGGCCCGGTATGCCGTTCCGTGGGGCCATGAGGAGCGGCTGTTGATCCATCCCGACGACGCGGCCCGCCTCGGCGTGAGCGACGGGCAGTGGGTGCGGGTCTGTTCCCGCAGGGGCGAGGTGAACGTGCGGGCGGCGCTGAGCCGGGTGGTGCAGCCCGGCCTCGTCTTCCTGACGTTGCACTCGCCCGAACAGGTGGCTACCAACCGCTTGACCATCGACGCCACGGACCCGAAGGCGGGGACCGCGGAGTTCAAGGCGACGGCGGTCTGCATCGAGCCCGTGCGGGAGGAGGTGGGGGCGTGA
- a CDS encoding LytR/AlgR family response regulator transcription factor, translated as MGLSALIVDDEQPARLELAHLLQQVTPVDTLDEAGTMVDALARLQEKRYDLVFLDIRMPGVSGLEAMQVINRLPDPPPVIFVTAYDEHALAAFEVGARDYLLKPVSEARLRLTLGRLLDRRRENGLARVAHDRLPVEQEGHTRLVRVADIRFIHVRGHTVYVRTFDAEWASRASLAELADRLAPQGFVRVHRAYLVNPEHVLEVHPFFAGTYILRMDDRGNSEVPVSRSSARLVREIFGL; from the coding sequence GTGGGTTTGTCCGCCCTCATCGTGGACGACGAGCAACCGGCCCGGCTGGAGCTGGCCCATCTCCTGCAGCAGGTGACGCCCGTCGACACCCTGGACGAGGCCGGCACCATGGTGGACGCGCTGGCCCGGCTGCAGGAGAAGCGTTACGACCTCGTCTTCCTCGACATCCGGATGCCGGGCGTCTCGGGGCTGGAGGCGATGCAGGTCATCAACCGTCTGCCCGATCCTCCGCCGGTCATCTTCGTCACGGCCTACGACGAGCACGCCCTGGCTGCCTTCGAGGTCGGCGCCAGGGATTACCTGCTCAAGCCCGTCTCCGAGGCGCGCCTGCGGCTCACGCTGGGGCGGTTGCTGGACCGCCGCCGGGAAAACGGCCTCGCCCGGGTGGCCCACGACCGGCTCCCCGTCGAACAGGAAGGGCACACGCGTCTCGTGCGGGTGGCGGACATCCGGTTCATCCACGTGCGGGGACACACGGTCTACGTCCGCACCTTCGACGCCGAGTGGGCCAGCCGCGCCTCCCTCGCCGAACTGGCCGACCGGCTGGCGCCGCAGGGTTTCGTGCGGGTGCACCGGGCCTACCTCGTCAACCCCGAACACGTCCTCGAAGTCCACCCTTTCTTCGCGGGCACCTACATCCTGCGCATGGACGACCGGGGCAACAGCGAGGTGCCGGTGAGCCGTTCGTCGGCCCGGCTGGTCCGGGAGATCTTCGGGCTGTAG